From the genome of Gracilimonas sp., one region includes:
- the polA gene encoding DNA polymerase I, which translates to MSKKLLFLLDGMALAYRAHFAFINSRLKNSEGIPTGPVLGFANTLEKMLDEEKPTHIAVAWDTHEPTFRHEEDEEYKANRPPQPEELTIGIPLIKEMVKAWGITNIEQHGYEADDIIGTIASGANADDVDVMLVTPDKDFMQLVHDHIRMMKPDNNNGGFNIIDCEGVKDYFGVYPEQVIDVLAMIGDTSDNIPGVPGIGKKGAPKLIKKYGSLEKAIEAAPDIKGKRAREGLTEYGEQALHAKFMVTIKTDVPDTEDWEELEWEGPDKKELGLFFKRMEFRTLTKRYLGEQGPVASKDGDQVDLFGSFKEEAPKQELDEDKVNYELVDSIEEVKKLVERFKDHKEFCFDTETDSPDPVSAGLVGISLTATPGTGYYIPVNVEGGLSEKEVIEAVRPLFENENSTKIAHNYKFDYLMLKRSGIEIKGKAFDTMIAAYLIDANQRLKMDELSKSLLNYKPVPIEELIGKGKKQISMAELKPEEVYLYACEDSDITLRLYEILSDKLKEDELEEIAYTVDYPLMEVLADMEYKGVKLDTEMLAAFSEELDKDLKELEQQIYDKAGEEFNINSPQQLGTILFEKMELPAGKKTKTGQYSTAESVLTNLAAKYEMPSLILDYRQLTKLKSTYVDALPDLINPDTGRVHTDFNQSVAATGRLSSSNPNLQNIPIRTKRGREIRKAFIAEEGYKIMSADYSQVELRVIAHIAKDEAMMEAFKNKEDIHSRTAKEIFGLDSLDEVTADHRRKAKEVNFGIPYGVSAYGLASRLGIENNEGKEMIDQYFERFPNILNYINDTKEFAREHGYVRTLLGRRRYIPDIKSDNWNVRGFAERTAINMPIQGTAADIIKLAMINIHHWLKDNNKKSRMLLQVHDELIFEIHESELDEVPDKINELMETAFELDVPLDVESGVADNWLEAH; encoded by the coding sequence ATGTCTAAAAAACTCCTCTTTTTACTGGATGGTATGGCGCTGGCCTACCGTGCTCACTTCGCTTTCATAAACAGCAGGCTTAAAAATTCGGAAGGCATTCCAACCGGACCGGTTCTGGGATTTGCGAATACGCTCGAAAAAATGCTGGATGAAGAAAAGCCCACGCACATTGCAGTTGCATGGGATACGCATGAGCCAACATTCAGGCACGAGGAAGATGAAGAGTACAAAGCAAACCGACCGCCACAGCCTGAGGAACTGACTATAGGAATTCCACTTATTAAAGAGATGGTGAAGGCATGGGGAATCACGAACATTGAACAGCATGGTTATGAAGCCGATGATATCATCGGAACCATTGCGAGCGGTGCCAATGCTGATGATGTGGATGTAATGCTGGTTACGCCGGATAAAGACTTTATGCAGCTGGTTCACGATCACATCCGGATGATGAAACCGGATAACAATAATGGCGGATTTAATATCATCGATTGTGAAGGAGTGAAGGATTACTTTGGTGTGTATCCCGAGCAGGTGATTGATGTACTGGCGATGATCGGGGATACCTCGGATAATATTCCTGGTGTTCCTGGTATTGGGAAAAAAGGTGCCCCTAAACTGATTAAAAAATATGGTTCACTTGAGAAAGCCATTGAAGCCGCTCCCGATATTAAAGGGAAACGGGCGCGTGAAGGACTAACAGAATATGGAGAGCAGGCTCTTCATGCCAAGTTTATGGTGACTATCAAAACTGATGTTCCCGATACTGAAGATTGGGAAGAGCTGGAATGGGAGGGTCCCGACAAGAAAGAGCTGGGTTTGTTCTTTAAGCGAATGGAATTCCGCACGCTTACCAAAAGGTATTTGGGAGAACAGGGTCCTGTTGCATCCAAAGATGGCGATCAGGTGGATCTGTTTGGTTCTTTCAAAGAAGAAGCTCCCAAGCAGGAACTGGATGAAGACAAGGTTAATTATGAACTGGTTGATTCCATTGAGGAAGTTAAAAAGCTGGTCGAGCGATTTAAGGATCATAAAGAGTTTTGTTTTGATACGGAGACCGACAGCCCCGATCCGGTTTCAGCCGGATTGGTTGGTATTTCCTTAACGGCTACTCCCGGAACCGGTTATTATATACCGGTGAATGTTGAAGGCGGACTAAGCGAAAAAGAAGTGATTGAGGCTGTGCGTCCACTTTTTGAGAATGAAAACTCCACTAAGATTGCCCACAATTATAAGTTCGATTACCTGATGCTGAAGCGATCCGGGATCGAAATTAAGGGCAAAGCTTTTGATACAATGATTGCGGCTTACCTGATTGATGCCAATCAGCGACTCAAGATGGATGAACTATCCAAGAGTCTGCTGAATTATAAACCCGTTCCTATAGAAGAACTCATCGGGAAGGGGAAAAAGCAGATTTCAATGGCCGAATTGAAGCCGGAAGAAGTCTATCTCTACGCGTGTGAAGACTCCGATATAACCCTGCGGCTATATGAAATTCTGAGCGACAAGCTGAAGGAGGATGAACTCGAGGAAATCGCTTATACCGTCGATTATCCGCTGATGGAAGTCCTGGCGGATATGGAGTACAAAGGGGTGAAGCTGGATACTGAAATGCTGGCTGCCTTTTCCGAAGAACTGGACAAAGACCTGAAAGAACTGGAGCAACAGATTTATGACAAGGCGGGAGAGGAGTTTAATATCAATTCTCCCCAGCAGCTGGGAACCATTCTGTTCGAGAAAATGGAACTGCCTGCAGGTAAGAAAACCAAGACCGGACAGTATTCTACGGCAGAATCAGTGTTGACGAACCTGGCAGCAAAGTATGAGATGCCAAGCCTGATTCTCGATTACCGTCAGCTCACCAAGCTCAAATCTACTTATGTGGATGCACTGCCTGATCTGATAAATCCAGACACCGGTCGAGTTCACACCGACTTCAACCAAAGCGTAGCTGCTACAGGTCGATTGAGTTCATCCAATCCTAACCTTCAGAATATACCCATCCGCACAAAGAGAGGAAGGGAAATCAGGAAGGCGTTTATTGCCGAAGAAGGATACAAGATCATGTCGGCTGATTACTCGCAGGTAGAACTCCGGGTGATTGCCCACATCGCCAAAGATGAAGCGATGATGGAGGCGTTCAAAAATAAGGAAGACATTCACTCCAGAACGGCCAAAGAAATCTTTGGTCTGGATTCCCTGGATGAAGTTACCGCCGATCACCGCCGAAAAGCCAAGGAAGTTAATTTTGGTATTCCGTACGGAGTGAGTGCCTATGGATTGGCTTCACGGCTGGGTATAGAGAATAATGAAGGGAAAGAGATGATCGATCAATATTTCGAGCGTTTCCCGAACATTCTGAATTATATAAACGACACCAAGGAATTTGCCCGGGAGCATGGATACGTGAGAACACTGCTGGGCCGCCGGCGGTATATTCCAGATATTAAATCAGACAATTGGAATGTACGGGGCTTTGCCGAGCGAACGGCCATCAATATGCCGATACAGGGAACGGCAGCCGATATCATCAAGCTGGCGATGATCAATATCCATCACTGGCTCAAAGACAACAACAAGAAAAGCCGGATGCTGCTTCAGGTTCATGATGAACTCATTTTCGAGATTCATGAAAGCGAGCTGGATGAAGTACCGGACAAGATCAATGAGCTGATGGAAACCGCTTTTGAGCTGGATGTACCACTGGATGTGGAGTCGGGTGTAGCAGATAACTGGCTGGAAGCGCATTAG
- a CDS encoding pentapeptide repeat-containing protein, producing MNKTYYSDEIYKGEDFTVKNFDLGAYEYCRFINCSFFKVSLSECSFIECEFEGCDLTMAKLYGTAIQDTKFTECKLIGLQFDTSNDFAFSPEFESCNLNLSSFFQVKINKAIFNNCNLNEVEFTEAELKESIFDNCDLAKANFSSTLLQKADFRDSYNYSIDPESNKIKGAKFSLQGLPGLLDKYGIVIE from the coding sequence ATGAATAAAACCTACTATTCGGACGAAATTTATAAAGGAGAGGATTTTACGGTAAAGAACTTTGACTTAGGAGCTTATGAGTATTGCCGGTTCATCAATTGCTCATTTTTTAAGGTGAGCCTCAGTGAATGTAGTTTTATTGAATGTGAGTTTGAGGGATGTGATTTAACGATGGCCAAGCTATACGGTACAGCCATCCAGGATACTAAATTTACCGAATGCAAGCTTATCGGACTTCAGTTTGATACCTCCAACGACTTTGCCTTCTCTCCGGAATTTGAATCCTGTAACCTGAACCTGTCTTCTTTCTTCCAAGTTAAAATAAACAAAGCCATTTTTAATAATTGCAACCTGAATGAAGTGGAATTTACCGAAGCTGAACTGAAGGAATCAATCTTCGATAATTGTGATTTAGCCAAAGCCAACTTCTCATCTACCCTTCTCCAAAAAGCAGACTTCAGAGATTCTTACAATTATTCCATCGACCCTGAATCCAATAAGATTAAAGGCGCTAAATTCTCGCTTCAGGGATTACCGGGCTTACTGGATAAATATGGGATTGTGATAGAATAA
- a CDS encoding amidohydrolase family protein, with the protein MIKKVVALSLFLCLAVNLSGNQLIQAQNRAGLLIKNGSVVDGTGEKAYKADVIIRGDSIAYIGPVDQDTLQGIQIIDASGKVVAPGFIDMHAHGNPIQTPEFENFLSMGVTTILLGQDGSSPTSEPLDDWFEEVKSAVPAVNVATLVGHGSLRRSVDLGEDKEVFDREIQQMKQNLKDGLEAGAYGMSLGLEYVPGIYAKPGELSALAEVVGEYDGIIMSHMRSEDDSKISASLEELASLGKYARVHASHFKVVYGKGTDRAEEVLNQIAALNKEGIEFTADTYPYAASYTGIGIVFPTWAKTDSEWKAIMNENPALLREFLVSKLQQRNGPEAILFGSGEYAGKTLAEAAQSEGISPVDLLLQMGPNGASAAHFVMNEELQDRIAIAKGVMISSDGSPGMRHPRGYGSFAKVIRKYVTEQQSMSIEEAVYKMSGLSAETLGITDRGVLKKGHKADIVIFDPNQVKDNATFSSPHEPATGFEWVIMNGHIAKSGSELSRERAGVVLRNGS; encoded by the coding sequence ATGATAAAGAAAGTTGTTGCCCTGTCCCTTTTTCTATGTTTAGCCGTTAACCTTTCCGGTAACCAGTTAATACAGGCACAGAACAGAGCAGGTCTGCTCATTAAAAATGGATCTGTGGTAGATGGAACCGGTGAGAAAGCTTACAAGGCGGATGTTATTATCCGGGGAGATTCTATCGCATATATCGGTCCGGTTGATCAGGATACCCTTCAGGGGATACAAATAATAGATGCGTCAGGAAAAGTTGTTGCCCCGGGGTTTATAGATATGCATGCTCACGGTAATCCAATCCAAACACCAGAATTTGAAAACTTCCTGTCTATGGGAGTGACAACTATTTTGCTCGGCCAGGATGGTTCATCACCAACAAGTGAGCCTCTGGATGATTGGTTTGAAGAGGTAAAGTCAGCTGTGCCGGCTGTAAATGTTGCTACATTAGTTGGACATGGCTCGCTTAGAAGATCAGTAGATTTAGGAGAGGATAAAGAAGTATTTGACAGAGAAATCCAGCAAATGAAGCAAAACCTGAAAGACGGGTTAGAGGCTGGAGCTTACGGAATGAGTTTAGGATTAGAATACGTGCCCGGGATTTATGCAAAACCCGGTGAACTGTCGGCACTTGCAGAAGTTGTGGGTGAATATGACGGAATAATAATGAGTCATATGCGAAGTGAAGATGATTCTAAAATTTCTGCTTCTCTGGAAGAATTGGCTTCGTTGGGAAAGTATGCCCGGGTTCATGCTTCCCATTTTAAGGTAGTGTATGGAAAGGGTACAGATCGGGCTGAAGAAGTTTTAAATCAGATTGCCGCACTCAATAAGGAAGGTATTGAGTTTACGGCGGACACTTATCCATATGCAGCCAGTTATACGGGGATTGGTATCGTATTTCCAACATGGGCAAAAACAGATAGTGAGTGGAAGGCCATCATGAATGAGAATCCAGCACTTCTAAGAGAGTTTCTGGTTTCAAAATTGCAGCAGAGAAATGGACCGGAAGCCATTTTATTTGGCTCAGGGGAATATGCAGGGAAAACATTGGCAGAGGCTGCACAGTCAGAAGGAATAAGTCCTGTTGACTTACTGCTTCAAATGGGGCCTAATGGTGCTTCAGCGGCTCATTTTGTAATGAATGAAGAGCTTCAGGATCGAATTGCGATAGCAAAAGGCGTGATGATCAGTTCGGATGGAAGTCCGGGAATGCGCCATCCAAGAGGGTATGGAAGTTTTGCCAAAGTGATCCGAAAATATGTTACCGAACAGCAGTCAATGTCGATAGAAGAGGCTGTTTATAAGATGTCGGGGTTATCTGCTGAAACATTAGGAATTACCGACCGGGGCGTTTTAAAAAAGGGCCATAAAGCAGATATCGTGATATTTGATCCAAATCAGGTAAAGGACAACGCTACGTTTTCATCACCCCATGAACCCGCTACCGGTTTTGAGTGGGTGATAATGAACGGGCACATTGCTAAATCAGGAAGCGAATTGAGTAGAGAAAGAGCAGGAGTAGTTTTGAGAAATGGCAGCTGA
- the add gene encoding adenosine deaminase has product MSFTSLPKIELHLHLDCSLSFDVVKKLRPDITRDQYNSDFIAPANCSSLDEYLKCAHEPIAIMQTKKQLEMVTLDLFQQLQKDNVIYAEIRFAPLQHLEKGLSPEEVVQAVDEATARGIEETGIEARIILCTLRHFSEEESMKTVKLVEQFKGSRVTGFDIAADETLPVDNHIKAFEYANKNNIPCTAHAGEARGAESVREVLQNFYPSRIGHGVRSLEDDSLMNFLKEKDIHLEVCPTSNVQTGIYKSVAHHRVDEIYERGNFLSINTDGRTISNVSLIEEYTSLNKHFGWQTEHFLRVNHQAIDAAFCDEETKDVLRRKLTEGFKQVES; this is encoded by the coding sequence ATGAGTTTTACATCGCTGCCAAAAATTGAATTACACCTGCATCTGGATTGCTCACTGAGCTTTGATGTTGTTAAGAAATTACGTCCTGACATTACCCGTGACCAATATAACTCTGATTTCATAGCACCGGCTAACTGTTCCAGCCTGGATGAATACCTGAAGTGTGCGCATGAACCCATTGCCATCATGCAAACCAAAAAACAGCTGGAGATGGTTACCCTCGATCTGTTTCAGCAGCTACAAAAAGATAATGTCATTTATGCTGAAATTCGTTTCGCACCTCTTCAGCATCTGGAAAAAGGATTAAGTCCGGAAGAAGTCGTTCAGGCAGTTGATGAGGCTACGGCCAGGGGAATTGAGGAAACGGGCATCGAGGCCAGAATTATTTTATGTACGCTTCGGCACTTCTCTGAAGAAGAGAGTATGAAGACAGTTAAACTGGTCGAGCAATTCAAAGGCTCAAGGGTAACAGGGTTTGACATCGCAGCCGATGAAACTTTGCCCGTAGACAATCACATAAAGGCTTTTGAATACGCCAACAAAAACAATATTCCTTGCACAGCACATGCAGGAGAAGCTCGGGGAGCCGAAAGTGTACGGGAAGTCCTGCAGAATTTCTATCCCTCCAGAATAGGTCACGGTGTTCGGAGTCTGGAAGATGATTCGCTTATGAATTTCTTAAAAGAAAAAGACATTCATCTTGAGGTCTGCCCTACCAGCAATGTTCAAACCGGGATTTATAAATCGGTCGCTCATCACCGGGTTGATGAAATTTATGAGCGTGGAAACTTCCTGAGTATTAATACAGATGGCCGCACTATTTCCAATGTTTCTCTGATTGAAGAATATACTTCGCTAAACAAGCATTTTGGCTGGCAAACTGAACATTTCCTAAGGGTAAATCACCAAGCCATCGATGCGGCTTTCTGTGATGAGGAAACAAAAGATGTGCTACGCCGGAAATTAACCGAGGGGTTTAAGCAAGTTGAGAGTTGA
- a CDS encoding VOC family protein, which produces MTHSNPPKITGTRYVLAVKDLKDSAAYYQNQLGFTSVWTDGNWHFLSRELFFVMLGECKDDVSAFETNDHSYYAYIEMENVKTLYDEYQKRDVDIIAELKDKDWGQREFAIRTIDGHRIMFGETL; this is translated from the coding sequence ATGACACATTCCAATCCTCCAAAAATAACCGGTACCCGATACGTTCTAGCCGTTAAAGATCTGAAAGATTCGGCTGCATACTACCAGAATCAGCTTGGATTTACCTCTGTTTGGACTGATGGAAACTGGCATTTTCTAAGCCGGGAATTATTTTTTGTAATGCTGGGAGAATGTAAAGATGATGTTTCTGCTTTTGAGACCAATGATCACTCCTATTATGCCTATATCGAGATGGAAAATGTTAAAACATTGTATGATGAGTATCAGAAAAGGGACGTTGATATCATTGCTGAACTCAAAGACAAAGATTGGGGACAAAGAGAGTTTGCTATCCGTACCATCGATGGTCACCGGATTATGTTTGGAGAAACCCTTTGA
- a CDS encoding metallophosphoesterase family protein, whose translation MASHPEIIAIGDIHGCAASNEALLKTLHQEYNHEPVYVFLGDYTDRGPDSKKVVEQLIDFEKDHECVFLTGNHDQMLLDAYEKGDWNLWLSNGGNTTLSNYDSSPGDFNLPEEHYEFFKSTVLYWETEKYFFVHGGISPDLTIEENLDSKYERDQFIWQRDHVYSRKNVWEKTVVFGHTPVKEPIVEENMLGIDTGCVYAERGYGVLTAVALPEMKFIQQESLDF comes from the coding sequence ATGGCATCACATCCTGAAATAATAGCAATTGGCGATATCCATGGGTGTGCTGCATCAAACGAAGCTTTACTGAAAACACTACATCAGGAATACAATCATGAACCGGTGTATGTATTTCTGGGTGATTATACCGACCGCGGGCCCGATTCAAAAAAAGTGGTAGAACAGCTTATAGATTTTGAAAAAGATCATGAATGCGTATTTCTGACCGGAAATCATGATCAAATGCTGCTGGATGCGTATGAAAAAGGAGACTGGAATCTCTGGCTGAGTAACGGCGGCAATACCACGCTCAGCAATTATGATTCATCTCCGGGCGATTTTAACCTGCCGGAAGAACATTATGAGTTTTTTAAAAGCACTGTATTGTATTGGGAGACGGAGAAGTACTTTTTTGTGCACGGTGGAATCTCTCCGGATCTGACCATAGAAGAAAATCTGGATAGCAAGTATGAGCGGGATCAATTTATCTGGCAGCGTGATCATGTGTATTCCCGTAAAAATGTATGGGAGAAAACGGTAGTTTTTGGTCATACGCCCGTAAAAGAACCTATAGTAGAAGAAAATATGCTGGGGATTGACACCGGCTGTGTGTATGCTGAGCGAGGCTATGGTGTTTTAACCGCAGTGGCTTTGCCGGAAATGAAATTTATTCAACAAGAAAGTCTGGACTTTTAA
- the nusB gene encoding transcription antitermination factor NusB: protein MINRRQVRETVLKAIYALQLGKDSTQHVADTIIKKAEFTKEKDLRRFAEKLFFETIDHEEELDEVIVDHIKNWDINRLALIDRMILKMAICEFIYFEEIPTKVSINEAIELAKRYSTAKSGRFINGILDAALSDLNEKGRINKKGRGLIQKTLGNN, encoded by the coding sequence ATGATCAATCGAAGACAAGTACGAGAAACGGTTCTCAAAGCAATTTACGCACTCCAGCTTGGTAAAGACTCCACTCAGCATGTTGCTGATACCATCATCAAGAAAGCAGAATTCACAAAAGAGAAAGACCTTCGCCGCTTCGCAGAGAAATTATTTTTTGAAACCATTGATCATGAAGAAGAGCTGGATGAAGTTATTGTCGACCATATCAAAAACTGGGATATTAACCGGCTGGCTTTAATCGATCGCATGATTCTGAAAATGGCAATCTGCGAGTTTATTTATTTTGAAGAGATTCCCACCAAGGTGAGTATTAATGAGGCCATTGAACTAGCAAAACGATACTCCACAGCGAAGTCAGGAAGATTTATAAACGGAATTCTGGATGCAGCTTTGAGCGATTTGAATGAAAAAGGACGCATTAATAAAAAAGGACGCGGACTCATTCAAAAAACGTTGGGAAATAATTAA
- a CDS encoding NAD(P)/FAD-dependent oxidoreductase, whose product MNINTDYDVIIAGSGMGGMSAGAMLANDGYKVLILEKAHAPGGCSSSYFRKGYVFESGATTLIGFDENQPLWKLEKETGIQIPREEITPSMSVKLSGKTITRYKDREQWIQECIRVFGNADGQRAFWEKALSVSDLVWKVSLKNPFFPPQRLSEWGQLAINNNPLDAWVLKYAFQSVQDVMQKYGVDTPEFRRFVDEQLMITAQAKSAQTPFLFGAAGLTYTNYSNFYVPGGLVEMVNTIREFIHGKSGALHTKEGVEMIDWDGTQFTVHTKNKRKEKFVYQAPVVISNIPVWNMPRITSGEMRDYFEKESNDFDQAWGAITLGIATNDTYPDELPLHHQIHLKDGEKIPFTNSESIFISMSKRGDTARAKEGSRTLNISTHASPEYWYSLNGQYEDAKQQVENFIVEKLNERLPGFADSKIDVIHTATPVTWENWVYRKKGRVGGIPQSMARSLLNWTPHETPFKGLYLVGDTTYPGQGIPGVTLSGINVYSRVKKNHQ is encoded by the coding sequence ATGAATATCAATACAGACTATGATGTTATTATTGCCGGATCAGGAATGGGAGGCATGAGTGCGGGTGCCATGCTCGCTAATGATGGCTATAAAGTCCTCATTTTGGAAAAAGCACATGCACCCGGAGGCTGTTCCTCATCCTATTTCCGGAAAGGATATGTGTTTGAGTCCGGCGCCACAACGCTCATTGGGTTTGATGAAAACCAGCCGCTTTGGAAGCTGGAAAAAGAAACCGGGATTCAAATTCCAAGGGAGGAAATCACCCCAAGTATGTCTGTTAAACTGAGTGGGAAAACAATCACCCGCTATAAAGACCGTGAGCAATGGATTCAGGAATGTATTCGTGTTTTTGGGAACGCTGACGGTCAGCGTGCTTTTTGGGAAAAAGCCCTGTCTGTATCAGATTTGGTGTGGAAGGTTTCACTTAAGAATCCCTTTTTCCCACCGCAAAGACTTTCTGAATGGGGGCAGTTAGCCATCAACAATAATCCGCTGGATGCTTGGGTGCTAAAGTATGCTTTTCAATCGGTACAAGATGTGATGCAAAAGTATGGAGTGGATACACCAGAATTCCGGCGGTTTGTAGATGAGCAATTAATGATAACCGCTCAGGCAAAGTCGGCTCAAACTCCGTTCCTTTTTGGAGCGGCCGGACTTACCTATACCAATTATTCTAATTTTTATGTCCCCGGTGGATTAGTGGAAATGGTGAATACTATCAGGGAATTTATCCATGGCAAAAGCGGGGCCCTTCACACCAAAGAAGGGGTAGAGATGATTGATTGGGACGGAACACAATTCACGGTTCATACTAAAAACAAACGAAAGGAAAAGTTTGTATATCAGGCACCGGTTGTGATTTCAAATATCCCGGTTTGGAATATGCCCCGTATAACTTCAGGTGAAATGAGAGATTACTTTGAGAAAGAGTCTAACGATTTTGATCAAGCCTGGGGGGCCATTACCCTTGGTATTGCCACCAATGACACTTATCCGGATGAGTTGCCTCTGCATCACCAGATTCATTTAAAGGATGGAGAAAAAATCCCGTTTACAAATTCAGAATCTATTTTCATTTCCATGTCAAAACGAGGAGATACTGCACGTGCAAAAGAAGGCAGCCGAACACTCAATATTTCAACTCACGCTTCTCCTGAATATTGGTACTCACTGAATGGCCAATATGAGGATGCAAAGCAACAGGTTGAGAATTTTATCGTTGAGAAACTTAACGAACGTTTACCCGGATTTGCAGACTCAAAAATTGATGTCATACATACCGCAACACCGGTTACCTGGGAAAACTGGGTGTACCGTAAAAAAGGCAGGGTGGGTGGAATTCCCCAAAGTATGGCACGAAGCTTGCTCAACTGGACTCCACACGAAACTCCGTTCAAAGGTTTGTATCTTGTTGGAGATACAACCTATCCGGGACAAGGAATTCCGGGCGTAACTTTGAGCGGAATCAACGTATATTCACGTGTCAAAAAGAATCATCAATAA
- the ychF gene encoding redox-regulated ATPase YchF, with translation MSLRCGIVGLPNVGKSTLFNALSNAGAESANFPFCTIDPNVGMVPVPDERLHELAELAESKNVLPATIEFVDIAGLVKGASEGKGKGNAFLSHIREVDLILHVVRCFDDNDIIHVEGSVDPERDIRIIEEELILKDLESVEKRVEKLKKEAKGGDKAKAAQLAIVQKLADHLGEGNSARTFEVSKDEREAYKDLFLLSDKQVLYACNVGESDLESGNEYVDTVKEIASEHDDETVMFCAKIEAEIAELDEDEKEMFLEELGVPSAGLDRLIKGAFKELGLITYFTAGPKEARAWTIKKGTKAPQAAGVIHTDFEKGFIRAETIAFKDYQELGSEKAAREAGKMRQEGKEYVVQDGDVLLFRFNV, from the coding sequence ATGAGCTTAAGATGTGGAATTGTTGGGCTTCCCAACGTAGGTAAATCAACCTTATTTAACGCGCTGAGTAACGCCGGAGCAGAATCAGCGAACTTTCCTTTTTGTACGATTGACCCAAATGTGGGGATGGTTCCGGTTCCGGATGAGCGACTTCATGAATTGGCAGAACTGGCTGAATCCAAGAATGTGCTTCCGGCTACTATCGAGTTTGTGGATATTGCCGGATTGGTAAAGGGTGCTTCCGAAGGAAAAGGGAAGGGTAATGCGTTCTTGTCTCACATCCGTGAAGTGGATTTGATTCTGCATGTGGTTCGCTGTTTTGATGATAATGATATCATACACGTAGAAGGAAGCGTGGATCCTGAACGTGATATTCGCATTATCGAAGAAGAGCTGATTCTTAAAGATCTGGAGTCAGTGGAGAAACGGGTGGAAAAGCTCAAGAAAGAAGCCAAAGGTGGAGATAAAGCCAAAGCAGCACAGCTGGCTATTGTACAAAAACTGGCAGATCATCTGGGAGAAGGAAATTCGGCCCGCACTTTTGAAGTATCCAAGGATGAAAGGGAAGCCTATAAGGATTTATTTCTGCTATCAGACAAACAGGTGCTTTATGCATGTAATGTGGGAGAATCAGATCTGGAAAGCGGTAATGAATATGTAGATACGGTAAAAGAAATTGCTTCTGAGCACGACGACGAAACGGTGATGTTTTGTGCTAAAATAGAGGCTGAAATTGCCGAGCTGGACGAAGACGAAAAAGAAATGTTCCTCGAAGAACTGGGCGTTCCAAGTGCTGGATTGGATCGGCTGATTAAAGGAGCCTTTAAGGAACTGGGCTTGATTACCTATTTCACAGCCGGCCCCAAAGAAGCCCGTGCCTGGACTATCAAGAAAGGCACCAAAGCCCCTCAGGCAGCCGGTGTCATTCACACTGATTTTGAGAAAGGATTTATTCGCGCTGAAACCATTGCCTTTAAAGATTATCAGGAACTTGGTTCTGAAAAAGCCGCCAGGGAAGCTGGTAAAATGCGTCAGGAAGGGAAGGAGTACGTAGTTCAGGACGGAGATGTACTGCTCTTCCGTTTTAATGTTTAA
- a CDS encoding metalloregulator ArsR/SmtB family transcription factor produces MLDSTLNALSDATRRSILGRLARKEHSVNEIAEPYDMSLAAVSKHLKVLEKADLIIKRKEGRTYKCRMNYEPLSEVEKLVQEYKQFWESRFDELEETHDGSSASCSG; encoded by the coding sequence ATGCTAGATTCTACTTTAAACGCTTTATCGGACGCTACCCGCCGTTCAATTCTTGGCCGGCTGGCACGAAAAGAACATTCTGTAAATGAAATCGCCGAACCATACGATATGTCTTTAGCCGCAGTCTCCAAGCATTTGAAAGTGTTGGAGAAAGCTGATCTTATCATAAAAAGGAAAGAGGGCAGAACTTATAAGTGCCGTATGAATTATGAACCTCTTTCAGAAGTGGAGAAACTGGTTCAGGAATACAAGCAATTCTGGGAGTCTCGATTCGATGAGCTAGAAGAAACGCATGATGGAAGCTCAGCTTCCTGCTCCGGGTAA